A window from Gemmobacter fulvus encodes these proteins:
- the tnpC gene encoding IS66 family transposase, whose product MPAPADLPFDMDSLPPAVREAFATMQAKVTGLEAQTERQDYLIAELRHALYGKRSEQLAPDERQLAFEDLETAVAEAEAARAALAERNADGRPRRPAAKRNLGHLPDHLPRIEQVIEPAQKICPCGCTDMVTIGEDRAERLDIVPARFQVIVTIRPRYACRRCDAGIIQADTPNWLIEGGLPTEGTLAHVAVSKYADHLPLYRQCQIYGRGGVDLDRSTLAKWCGVAAYHLAPVVDRMLVHLKRSGRLFMDETRAPVLDPKAGKTKTGYLWAVTRDDRGWGGGDPPAVVFTYAPGRHGRHAMDILTGFEGILQVDGYTGYDALAEPKRVGGMPLTLAYCWAHSRRKLHDIYQKDGSEIAAEGLRRIAQIYKIEASVRGRSPEERLAARQARSAPLIADFRLWLTHQRSRISAKSRLGEKLGYIHRHWDGLQIFLSDGRVEMDTNPVENTIRPLTLNRKNALFAGHDEGGRTWARLASLIETCKLNAIDPYAYLRETLTAIANGHPAARIDDLMPWAFQKPSS is encoded by the coding sequence ATGCCTGCGCCCGCCGATCTCCCCTTTGATATGGACAGCCTTCCGCCCGCCGTGCGTGAGGCGTTTGCGACCATGCAGGCCAAGGTCACCGGGCTGGAGGCGCAGACCGAACGTCAGGATTACCTGATCGCCGAGCTGCGCCATGCGCTTTACGGCAAGCGGTCCGAGCAGTTGGCACCCGACGAGCGCCAGCTGGCTTTCGAGGATCTGGAAACGGCGGTCGCCGAAGCCGAGGCCGCGCGGGCAGCGCTGGCGGAGCGCAATGCCGATGGCAGGCCCAGGCGTCCGGCAGCCAAACGCAACCTTGGCCATCTGCCAGATCACCTACCGCGCATCGAGCAGGTGATCGAACCCGCGCAGAAGATATGTCCCTGCGGCTGCACCGACATGGTGACGATCGGCGAAGACCGCGCCGAACGTCTCGACATCGTTCCTGCCCGCTTCCAGGTCATCGTCACCATTCGCCCCCGCTATGCCTGTCGTCGTTGCGACGCAGGCATCATACAGGCCGACACGCCCAACTGGCTGATCGAAGGCGGTTTGCCGACCGAGGGCACGCTCGCCCATGTCGCCGTCTCCAAATATGCGGATCACTTGCCGCTTTATCGCCAATGCCAGATCTATGGCCGGGGCGGCGTGGATCTGGACCGGTCAACCCTGGCAAAGTGGTGTGGCGTAGCAGCCTATCATCTGGCCCCGGTCGTTGACCGGATGTTGGTCCACCTCAAGCGATCCGGCCGCCTGTTCATGGACGAGACCCGGGCACCGGTCCTCGATCCCAAGGCGGGCAAAACCAAAACCGGCTACCTTTGGGCGGTGACCCGCGATGATCGCGGCTGGGGTGGAGGCGATCCGCCCGCGGTCGTCTTCACCTATGCGCCCGGGCGCCATGGCCGCCATGCGATGGACATCCTGACAGGCTTCGAGGGCATTCTTCAGGTCGATGGATATACCGGCTATGACGCCTTGGCCGAACCAAAGCGCGTGGGCGGCATGCCCCTGACGCTGGCCTACTGCTGGGCCCATTCCCGGCGCAAACTGCATGACATCTATCAAAAGGACGGCTCCGAGATCGCCGCCGAAGGCCTGCGCCGCATCGCCCAGATCTACAAGATCGAAGCCAGCGTCCGGGGACGCTCACCCGAGGAGCGCCTAGCGGCCCGCCAAGCGCGATCGGCCCCGCTGATTGCCGACTTCCGCCTTTGGCTGACCCACCAGCGCAGCCGGATCTCCGCCAAATCCCGCTTGGGCGAGAAGCTCGGCTATATCCACCGGCACTGGGATGGCCTGCAGATCTTCCTGTCCGATGGCCGCGTCGAGATGGATACAAACCCGGTCGAAAATACCATCAGACCCCTAACCCTCAATCGTAAAAACGCGCTGTTCGCCGGTCATGACGAGGGCGGCCGAACCTGGGCGCGCCTGGCCTCGCTTATTGAGACCTGCAAGCTGAACGCCATCGATCCCTACGCCTACTTGCGCGAAACCCTGACCGCCATCGCCAACGGCCACCCCGCAGCGCGCATCGACGACCTCATGCCCTGGGCCTTCCAAAAGCCGTCAAGCTGA
- the tnpB gene encoding IS66 family insertion sequence element accessory protein TnpB (TnpB, as the term is used for proteins encoded by IS66 family insertion elements, is considered an accessory protein, since TnpC, encoded by a neighboring gene, is a DDE family transposase.): protein MKVLFWDGSGIVMIYKRLEQGGFAWPKVGDGVMRLSRVQFEALFAGLDWRRIHAPRPTHPPATE from the coding sequence ATCAAGGTTCTGTTTTGGGACGGCAGTGGGATCGTGATGATCTACAAGCGACTGGAACAGGGCGGCTTTGCCTGGCCAAAGGTTGGCGACGGGGTCATGCGGCTGTCGCGGGTGCAGTTCGAGGCGCTGTTTGCAGGGCTTGACTGGCGCCGCATCCATGCGCCCAGGCCGACGCATCCCCCCGCGACAGAGTGA
- a CDS encoding recombinase family protein: MHAKITAEHLARSALVYVRQSTMAQVLGNLESQKRQYQLAEAARDTGFAEVRVIDEDLGRSGSGLIARPGFQRLVAEVCAGTVGAVYCIEASRLSRNGRDWHHLIDLCALTGALVVDPEGVYDPRQMNDRLLLGLKGTMSEYELSLLRQRGLAARDAKAKRGELRFTLPPGFCWSEDDRIEMDPDERVRQAIHLIFAKFRELGSGRQVFLWLRAADVHLPVVLRNGALRKIAWRKPAYHSVMQVLHNPVYAGAYAFGRTGNRMAVVEGEARKTSGHHRAIEEWGVLIKSNHEGYIDWQAYEENRVLLGENAHMQKRTARKSGRGGQALLSGMARCARCGRMMRVFYKTGTDLSHRYQCRGDDSHVGAGLCIGAGGGGIDAAVTGQLLEAVSGRAVQAALLAGQQATRAQEVVRLAVEKELDEARYAAELAERRYEHVDPAKRHVARTLEARWNAALERVASVEQKLAALGAELIARPGVDPDVLLRLATDLPSAWNAAGTDARARQRLVRLLIEEVVIDIDQAENAFVLLIHWIGGRHTEVRLARRRTGRFPPGPKRTAADILRKLGGHWPDRELAVTLNRMRCRTEDDETWTTVRVAELRDRLAIPPYDPEAEEEKTVSVDAAAKRLGVCVASVHKLIRAQILPATQILYSAPWKIPLAALETEAVRIGLQEIAARRPRQALDKIADRSMTLPGF, from the coding sequence ATGCACGCAAAGATCACCGCTGAGCACCTTGCCCGCAGCGCACTCGTCTACGTTCGCCAGTCGACGATGGCTCAGGTGCTCGGGAATCTCGAAAGCCAGAAGCGGCAATACCAGCTGGCCGAAGCCGCCCGCGACACCGGCTTCGCCGAGGTCCGGGTCATCGATGAGGATCTGGGACGCTCCGGCTCTGGTCTGATTGCCCGCCCGGGCTTCCAGCGTCTGGTCGCGGAAGTCTGTGCCGGGACGGTGGGGGCGGTCTATTGCATCGAAGCCTCGCGGCTTTCCCGTAATGGCCGGGACTGGCATCATCTGATTGACCTCTGCGCCTTGACGGGGGCCTTGGTCGTTGACCCGGAGGGGGTCTACGATCCGCGTCAAATGAATGATCGACTGCTGCTGGGGCTGAAGGGCACCATGTCGGAATACGAACTCAGTCTTCTGCGGCAACGTGGGCTGGCGGCCCGCGATGCGAAGGCGAAGCGGGGAGAACTCCGCTTTACCTTGCCGCCTGGGTTCTGCTGGAGCGAGGACGACAGGATTGAGATGGATCCTGATGAGCGGGTCCGGCAGGCCATCCACCTGATCTTCGCCAAGTTCCGCGAGCTTGGCAGCGGTCGCCAGGTGTTCCTGTGGCTGCGCGCGGCCGATGTCCATCTGCCAGTGGTCCTGCGCAACGGTGCCCTGCGCAAGATCGCTTGGCGCAAGCCTGCCTATCACAGCGTGATGCAGGTGCTGCATAATCCGGTCTACGCTGGTGCCTATGCCTTCGGCCGGACCGGTAATCGGATGGCGGTGGTCGAGGGCGAGGCGCGCAAGACCAGCGGCCATCACCGGGCGATCGAGGAGTGGGGCGTGCTGATCAAGAGCAATCACGAAGGATACATCGACTGGCAGGCCTATGAGGAGAACCGCGTCCTGCTGGGGGAGAACGCGCATATGCAAAAGCGAACGGCCCGCAAATCCGGGCGCGGCGGACAGGCGCTGCTGAGCGGCATGGCGCGTTGCGCAAGGTGCGGCCGGATGATGCGGGTCTTTTACAAGACCGGGACCGACCTGTCCCATCGTTACCAATGTCGGGGCGATGACAGCCATGTCGGGGCTGGGCTCTGCATCGGTGCGGGCGGGGGCGGCATCGATGCGGCCGTGACCGGCCAACTGCTCGAAGCGGTCTCCGGCCGCGCCGTGCAGGCTGCCCTATTGGCGGGACAGCAGGCCACCCGGGCACAGGAGGTGGTGCGGCTTGCTGTCGAGAAGGAGCTTGATGAGGCACGATACGCCGCGGAACTGGCCGAGCGGCGATATGAGCATGTCGATCCCGCCAAACGGCATGTTGCGCGCACGCTGGAGGCGCGGTGGAACGCAGCCCTGGAGCGGGTGGCCTCGGTCGAGCAAAAACTTGCCGCTTTGGGCGCAGAACTCATCGCGAGGCCCGGGGTCGATCCTGATGTCCTCTTGCGGCTCGCCACCGACCTGCCCTCGGCATGGAATGCCGCCGGGACCGATGCCCGCGCGCGGCAGCGACTGGTGCGCCTGCTGATCGAGGAAGTGGTGATCGACATCGATCAGGCGGAGAACGCCTTCGTTCTGCTCATTCACTGGATCGGCGGGCGCCACACCGAGGTCAGGCTGGCCCGGCGCCGAACCGGTCGCTTCCCACCGGGGCCAAAGCGCACTGCTGCCGACATCTTGCGCAAACTTGGCGGGCACTGGCCAGACAGGGAACTTGCCGTGACCCTCAACCGGATGCGCTGCCGCACTGAGGATGACGAGACATGGACGACCGTCCGCGTGGCTGAATTGCGCGACAGGCTCGCGATCCCACCCTATGATCCCGAGGCCGAGGAGGAGAAGACCGTGAGCGTCGATGCTGCCGCCAAGCGGCTCGGCGTCTGCGTGGCATCTGTCCACAAACTGATCCGCGCGCAGATCCTCCCCGCGACACAGATCCTGTATTCCGCCCCATGGAAAATACCGCTGGCCGCGCTCGAAACCGAGGCGGTTCGGATAGGCTTGCAGGAAATAGCCGCGCGCAGGCCAAGGCAAGCGCTTGATAAGATTGCAGACAGGTCCATGACCCTACCCGGATTCTGA
- the mauJ gene encoding methylamine utilization protein MauJ — translation MDTTVTWPKKPTRVEFGGHNFVLFPKTKETSHSISIDLQGERISAEDARTLLNRFLSVLSWCDDRHAILRQGWSGNPVPVPVPRRDMVFSTMMTWMFYRSLPDDKQLLNCLSYYREGLNAAEAEIVSQEVLSFFKVFEMRREGPQVRRWIAEEFDAACKNVPPEFLKRFKEDRQEKSVEKYVYENCRVAAAHASMKFTSDADMSSETRRLSVAAEIVRALARHYIRTTFSFSDSYFSDEINQ, via the coding sequence GTGGATACCACCGTCACTTGGCCAAAGAAACCAACGCGAGTTGAGTTCGGCGGCCATAATTTCGTGCTTTTCCCAAAAACCAAGGAAACTTCGCATTCGATCAGCATAGACCTACAGGGCGAGCGCATTAGCGCAGAAGACGCCAGGACTCTTCTCAACCGGTTTTTGAGTGTTCTTTCTTGGTGTGATGATCGTCACGCCATCCTGCGGCAGGGGTGGTCGGGAAACCCCGTGCCCGTGCCCGTGCCAAGGCGTGACATGGTATTCTCGACAATGATGACTTGGATGTTCTATCGCTCACTGCCAGATGATAAACAATTGCTAAACTGCCTTTCCTACTATCGAGAAGGATTGAATGCTGCTGAGGCCGAAATTGTATCGCAGGAAGTGCTGAGCTTCTTCAAAGTCTTCGAGATGAGGCGCGAAGGCCCCCAAGTCAGGCGTTGGATAGCGGAGGAATTCGACGCGGCTTGCAAGAATGTCCCGCCGGAGTTTTTGAAGCGTTTCAAAGAAGACAGACAAGAAAAGTCAGTTGAAAAGTATGTGTATGAGAATTGTCGCGTCGCAGCTGCACACGCCTCCATGAAATTCACGTCCGATGCAGACATGTCTTCCGAAACGCGTAGGTTATCTGTCGCTGCTGAGATTGTGCGGGCTCTGGCGCGGCATTACATAAGAACGACATTCAGTTTTTCAGATTCATACTTTAGCGACGAAATAAATCAATAG